A window from Roseburia sp. 499 encodes these proteins:
- a CDS encoding GGDEF domain-containing protein, which produces MGTKNNLYDLSIASVKEACEKYLLEKDSTLFLNRSSMEDIPLIGLCTPDWEEEFQIETEYYNGYIQTPYQCMVLARIVLKDSRFASSDRIVVDVTVLCTLQDDNISFASVHITNPKRKTLLSGSNIVTASTYQRLIDTMYDLTMEYRFNDNVFLYDKDKYEQLFHRKTEFLNMDQWFWDICSNHVVEEDWEKMDMFRSLDIRRRLKNRDYILKTEVRIKRKKDEIIWLRLIFVFLPTSDLSSLERIFILLKDCSTEMAEKMKNIMYARIDSLTQIWNRRYAEELICKHIESNGNGLFVIFDMDNFKTVNDTFGHMVGDELLRNISHTVSQKITDDDVFGRLGGDEFILYLSGDSKDSTERFSEIFKEICFEHVEDGISLEVHCSAGIVTVNSKDLQFSDLYKTADKALYEAKGLGKHTYKVVMSSLDKTRKDGESAK; this is translated from the coding sequence ATGGGTACAAAAAACAACTTATACGATTTATCCATTGCTTCCGTAAAAGAAGCTTGTGAAAAATACTTGTTAGAAAAAGATTCTACGTTATTTTTAAACCGTTCCTCTATGGAAGATATTCCATTAATCGGACTTTGTACCCCCGATTGGGAAGAAGAATTCCAGATTGAAACGGAGTATTATAATGGATATATACAGACTCCCTATCAATGCATGGTTCTTGCAAGAATCGTGCTTAAAGATTCTCGTTTTGCGTCTTCAGACCGTATTGTTGTTGATGTCACCGTCCTTTGTACCTTACAAGATGATAACATATCCTTTGCAAGTGTCCATATAACGAACCCCAAACGGAAGACCCTTTTATCCGGTTCCAATATAGTAACAGCTTCTACCTACCAAAGGCTAATTGACACTATGTACGATTTGACCATGGAATATAGATTCAATGATAATGTCTTTTTATACGACAAAGACAAATATGAACAGCTATTTCACAGAAAAACTGAATTTCTCAACATGGACCAATGGTTCTGGGATATCTGTTCTAACCACGTTGTGGAAGAAGATTGGGAGAAAATGGATATGTTCCGTAGTTTGGATATTCGAAGGCGCCTTAAAAACAGGGATTATATCCTTAAAACGGAAGTACGAATCAAACGTAAGAAAGATGAAATCATATGGCTGAGATTAATCTTTGTTTTTCTTCCAACCTCAGACCTTTCCTCTCTTGAAAGAATTTTTATTCTCTTGAAAGATTGTTCCACCGAGATGGCAGAAAAGATGAAAAACATTATGTACGCCCGAATCGATTCTCTGACACAGATATGGAACAGACGATATGCTGAAGAATTAATCTGTAAGCATATAGAATCCAACGGAAATGGCCTCTTTGTAATTTTTGATATGGACAATTTCAAAACAGTCAATGATACCTTTGGACACATGGTCGGAGATGAATTACTTCGAAACATCAGCCATACCGTTTCCCAAAAAATAACAGATGATGATGTATTTGGACGACTTGGTGGCGATGAATTCATATTATACTTATCCGGTGATTCTAAGGATAGTACAGAAAGATTTTCTGAAATTTTCAAGGAAATATGCTTTGAACATGTTGAAGATGGTATCTCCCTTGAAGTTCATTGTAGCGCAGGAATTGTCACTGTAAATAGTAAAGATTTACAATTTTCCGATTTGTATAAGACAGCAGATAAGGCTTTATATGAAGCAAAAGGACTTGGTAAACATACCTATAAAGTAGTTATGTCCTCTTTGGATAAAACAAGAAAAGACGGGGAAAGTGCTAAATAA
- a CDS encoding glycosyltransferase family 2 protein has translation MNKISIIVPCFNEEEVLPAFYQETQKIVSAIPDTLYEFVFIDDGSKDHTLDILRLLSYQDNCCKYISFSRNFGKEAAMYAGLTEATGDYCVLMDADLQHPPKLLPAMYKTVSKEGYDCCAGKRVGREGDGFLRSFLSKSFYHVIQKLTHMNMSDGAGDFRMMNRRMVNAILEMKEYNRYTKGIFSFVGFETKWIEFQNVERAAGKTKWNIKSLFSYAFDGILSFSTAPLKLSGVLGLAFLLLSAGLGLTAAFHPKTWLIVISIVMFLSSLQMLMVFILGEYLSKDYLENKKRPLYIVREESNSTNE, from the coding sequence ATGAATAAAATTAGCATCATTGTTCCATGTTTTAATGAAGAAGAGGTACTTCCTGCCTTTTATCAGGAAACCCAAAAGATTGTAAGTGCAATTCCAGATACCCTTTACGAATTTGTTTTTATTGATGATGGAAGCAAAGACCATACATTAGATATTCTCCGCCTTCTTTCTTATCAGGATAATTGTTGCAAATACATATCTTTTTCCCGCAATTTTGGAAAAGAAGCCGCCATGTATGCAGGTCTGACAGAAGCCACCGGGGACTACTGCGTACTGATGGATGCAGACTTACAGCATCCTCCCAAGCTGCTTCCCGCTATGTACAAAACTGTTTCCAAGGAAGGTTATGATTGTTGCGCCGGAAAACGCGTAGGTAGAGAAGGTGATGGATTCCTTCGCAGTTTTCTCTCTAAAAGCTTTTACCATGTGATTCAAAAACTGACTCATATGAATATGAGTGATGGCGCCGGAGACTTCCGTATGATGAATCGACGCATGGTAAATGCGATTCTGGAAATGAAGGAATACAACCGCTATACAAAGGGCATCTTTTCCTTCGTGGGATTTGAAACCAAATGGATTGAATTTCAAAATGTGGAACGAGCTGCAGGAAAAACTAAGTGGAACATCAAAAGTCTGTTTTCCTATGCTTTTGACGGTATTCTTTCCTTTTCCACCGCTCCTTTGAAACTTTCCGGTGTTTTAGGACTTGCTTTCCTGTTGCTTTCTGCCGGACTTGGACTTACCGCTGCTTTTCATCCCAAAACATGGCTGATTGTAATTTCCATTGTAATGTTTTTGAGTAGCTTACAGATGCTTATGGTATTTATTCTGGGGGAATATCTTTCAAAGGATTATTTGGAAAATAAGAAGAGACCTCTTTATATTGTAAGAGAAGAAAGTAATTCCACAAATGAATAG
- a CDS encoding GtrA family protein: MKKESLLELLRYGITGAATTAVNYVVYIFLLYLNWNYLVSNTIAWMFAVTFAYIVNRKMVFHSQNRVLQEAFSFVSMRFITLLLENLLLFCFIQQLHFPPLLSKLAVSIVTIIGNYVICKCHIFVKGAIHHE, translated from the coding sequence ATGAAAAAAGAATCTCTATTAGAACTTCTTCGATACGGAATTACCGGAGCTGCTACCACTGCAGTAAACTATGTGGTCTACATTTTTCTACTGTACCTGAATTGGAATTACCTCGTATCCAACACCATTGCCTGGATGTTTGCCGTTACTTTTGCCTATATCGTCAATCGGAAAATGGTTTTTCATTCCCAAAATCGAGTATTACAGGAGGCATTTTCTTTTGTTTCCATGCGTTTTATTACTTTATTATTAGAAAACCTTCTGCTGTTTTGTTTTATTCAACAGTTGCATTTTCCACCACTGCTTTCTAAATTAGCAGTCAGCATCGTAACTATTATTGGAAATTATGTTATTTGTAAGTGTCATATTTTTGTGAAAGGAGCGATACACCATGAATAA
- a CDS encoding YfhO family protein: MKKLFQAKLFYPCLLTFIFILLLMLTIPTGCIYGSEGDWFSQHVALAEQFRQIFYETGRILPDYTLLGSGSNIYDISYYGLLRPDVLISFLLPGISMKYIISTYAILEMIAAINLCYFWLKRHVSASFFAFLGTLLFSCGGFTYQAHHQIMFVNYLPFLFLALLGIDRLLEKGKHTLLVLSLFLLYLHSYYFSVSALFVCLMYFLYRHSPSKKGWKNREFGTLFAKFSVSVLLSIGMAAVLLIPTGLDLIFSNRQASGASIALTKILGTNLSMNSLLYSGYSCGLTLICLYTLLLSIRRKSTRILGIVLLLCLTLNFVPYILSGLLYIRYKVLIPLVPLFLLLCAKTLEELHQAKIHHNPLIFIGCLVPIVFHDSPGTVIVDFLLMAGALFICHMVDQKSPRNFALSYLLLAVFPFFVFLTINKTETYITADDNRQNRVSQETLSDLNFDRNYRFNYLTTPATTVNLTAVQGIGSTNLYSSVTSSNYADYFYNMIRNPIRIRNRVALMTDANPFFSYLMGIRYIQTKPNYLPLGYQIIASDCDSSGQKTVIAENPQVLPIAYTSTQTLCQEDYRQLDFPYNLMALTNYTLISDSTSACKDNEKTTTNGITPLEQTWKDNYSFSSKEESLVTIPLDEKYKNQILILYFDVISPNEDEVTIEINGTRNKLSGKDAPYPNHNDCFTYILSDADELTELNITLSKGTYSISNIHAYTADPNCIGNNSILPFSSDTKKGNAILKGTATLKETGYFVTSLPYRPGYQAYVDGAAVTIENINEGFVGFPLATGTHEITIFYSPPGKNAGIFLSLVSILLFFITLEREKRKRL, encoded by the coding sequence ATGAAAAAACTATTTCAGGCGAAATTATTTTATCCATGCCTGTTGACTTTTATTTTTATTCTTTTACTAATGCTTACAATTCCAACCGGCTGTATCTACGGTTCCGAAGGAGATTGGTTTAGCCAGCATGTGGCTCTTGCAGAGCAGTTCCGTCAGATTTTTTACGAAACCGGACGAATTCTTCCAGACTACACGTTGTTGGGTAGTGGAAGTAATATTTATGATATTTCTTATTACGGACTTTTACGACCGGATGTTTTGATTTCCTTTCTTTTACCCGGAATTTCCATGAAATACATTATTTCTACTTACGCTATTTTAGAAATGATTGCTGCCATAAACCTCTGCTACTTTTGGCTAAAGCGTCATGTATCTGCATCTTTCTTCGCTTTTCTTGGTACATTACTTTTTAGCTGTGGCGGATTTACCTATCAGGCACACCACCAGATTATGTTTGTGAACTACCTTCCGTTTTTGTTCCTTGCACTACTTGGAATTGACCGCCTGTTAGAAAAAGGAAAACATACCTTGCTGGTTCTCTCTTTATTCCTGCTATACCTACATAGCTACTACTTTTCCGTTTCGGCACTGTTTGTATGCCTGATGTATTTCCTATACCGCCATTCCCCTTCCAAAAAGGGTTGGAAAAATCGGGAATTTGGAACGCTATTTGCAAAGTTTTCCGTTTCCGTCCTGCTATCCATTGGTATGGCTGCGGTTTTGCTCATTCCTACCGGATTAGACCTTATTTTTTCCAATCGGCAAGCCTCCGGTGCTTCGATTGCTCTGACAAAAATTTTAGGCACTAACCTATCCATGAATTCCTTATTATATAGCGGATACAGCTGCGGTCTTACCTTAATTTGCCTGTATACTCTGCTGTTAAGCATTCGCCGCAAATCCACCCGGATTCTTGGCATTGTACTACTCCTGTGTCTGACACTTAACTTCGTACCTTATATATTAAGCGGCCTACTATATATACGATATAAAGTACTGATTCCGCTGGTTCCACTCTTCCTTTTGCTTTGCGCAAAAACATTAGAAGAACTACACCAGGCAAAAATCCACCATAATCCGCTGATTTTTATTGGCTGTTTAGTTCCTATTGTTTTTCATGATTCCCCTGGAACAGTTATTGTGGATTTTCTACTGATGGCTGGTGCACTTTTCATCTGCCATATGGTGGACCAAAAATCCCCCCGAAATTTTGCCCTGAGTTACTTATTATTGGCTGTTTTTCCATTTTTTGTATTTCTTACCATAAACAAAACGGAAACTTATATTACCGCAGATGATAATCGGCAGAATCGTGTTTCCCAAGAAACACTGTCAGACTTGAACTTTGACCGCAATTATCGTTTTAACTATTTGACAACACCTGCTACCACAGTAAACCTGACTGCAGTACAAGGTATCGGAAGTACAAATCTGTATTCCTCGGTAACCAGCAGCAACTACGCTGATTATTTTTACAATATGATACGCAATCCCATCCGTATCCGAAACAGAGTAGCATTGATGACAGATGCCAATCCATTTTTTTCCTATTTAATGGGAATTCGTTACATCCAGACAAAGCCAAATTATCTACCTCTGGGGTATCAGATAATTGCTTCGGATTGCGACTCATCCGGCCAAAAAACGGTGATTGCTGAAAATCCGCAGGTACTTCCTATTGCCTATACCAGTACCCAAACGCTGTGTCAAGAGGATTACCGGCAATTGGATTTTCCTTACAATCTGATGGCATTGACAAATTATACCCTAATTTCCGATTCAACCTCCGCTTGTAAGGACAACGAAAAAACTACTACAAATGGCATCACTCCTTTGGAGCAGACATGGAAGGATAATTACTCCTTTTCCTCCAAGGAAGAATCTCTTGTTACGATTCCGCTAGATGAAAAATATAAAAATCAAATATTGATTTTATATTTTGATGTAATCTCACCTAACGAAGATGAAGTCACCATAGAGATTAACGGCACCAGAAACAAATTATCGGGAAAAGACGCACCTTACCCAAACCATAATGACTGCTTTACCTACATCCTTTCTGATGCTGATGAATTGACAGAATTAAATATTACCTTATCAAAAGGGACTTATTCTATTTCCAATATCCATGCCTATACGGCTGACCCAAATTGTATTGGTAACAACAGCATTCTGCCATTTTCCTCAGACACCAAAAAAGGAAATGCCATTTTAAAAGGAACTGCTACATTGAAGGAAACGGGCTACTTCGTCACTTCCCTTCCCTACCGTCCCGGTTATCAGGCGTATGTGGATGGAGCGGCCGTCACCATTGAAAATATAAATGAAGGCTTCGTAGGGTTTCCTCTCGCCACAGGAACCCATGAAATTACGATTTTTTATTCTCCGCCCGGAAAAAATGCCGGAATTTTCTTAAGCCTTGTCAGCATTTTGCTATTTTTTATTACATTAGAAAGAGAAAAGAGGAAACGATTATGA
- a CDS encoding response regulator transcription factor — MNEKSRILVVDDNSEIREVINILLSGEGYEVEEAGDGAEALQKVQQEEYDLIILDVMMPGLNGYQTCMEIRKNSNAPVLFLSARSQVEDKTMGFSSGGDDYLPKPFSYNELVGRVKALMRRYQVYKGKEETVGTEMDRTIEISGVRIEKGQERVFYEGEEIELTDIEFSILCLLAENRGQIFSVQRIYESVWQENYYYGASNTVMVHIRNLRNKIEKDPHNPEVIKNIWGKGYRCE, encoded by the coding sequence ATGAATGAAAAATCAAGAATTTTGGTTGTAGATGATAATAGTGAAATACGAGAGGTTATCAATATTCTTTTGTCAGGAGAAGGATATGAGGTAGAGGAAGCCGGTGATGGTGCCGAGGCACTTCAAAAAGTTCAACAAGAGGAGTATGATCTTATTATATTAGATGTAATGATGCCGGGGTTAAATGGCTATCAGACCTGTATGGAGATTCGTAAAAATAGCAATGCCCCAGTTCTATTTTTGAGCGCAAGGTCTCAGGTTGAGGATAAAACCATGGGATTTTCCAGTGGTGGAGATGACTATCTGCCGAAGCCATTTTCCTACAATGAACTTGTGGGAAGAGTAAAGGCATTGATGCGTCGCTATCAGGTATATAAGGGAAAGGAAGAAACTGTCGGAACAGAGATGGACAGAACGATTGAAATATCGGGAGTTCGCATTGAAAAAGGGCAGGAGAGAGTTTTTTACGAGGGGGAAGAAATAGAACTTACCGATATAGAATTTTCTATTTTATGTCTGTTGGCAGAAAACAGAGGACAGATTTTTTCCGTACAGAGGATTTATGAAAGTGTATGGCAGGAAAACTATTACTACGGAGCATCTAATACCGTAATGGTACATATTCGAAATCTCCGGAATAAGATAGAAAAAGATCCACATAATCCGGAAGTTATTAAGAATATCTGGGGAAAGGGGTATCGTTGTGAGTAA
- a CDS encoding HAMP domain-containing sensor histidine kinase, producing MSKKSLPEFTTRLSFRLFLLVSICAILCCSCFRVLMLRETDVFNWMTERGFYTIDTKKIIEDVSGRTNNITFKGKSEKEILETLNLYSYDDGYTGLYIYEDGTYRCGISPGVCDDYQIKHFWYGELDVYPDQEDIAEIEFSDTTVLLVIYSYQSVRMGVPYLVVSLMISLLFFIPVILYMRNRMKYIGKLKQEILVMADGDLDSKVTVKGKDEIGILARELNKMRSALNENIRKEEEARKSNHELIRSISHDLRTPMTTMYGYLEILEHKKCTESQQQEYIRRCVQKMEEIRLLSDKMFEYAFVYGTQEEEAQTELYVEELLEELEKNGQFLEMKGYEVIYEMEGQGKLLGSRSCFQRIWNNLFSNILKYGDAPIWMKTYVEKGNIGIKIVNKKRKNRVQVESNKIGLKSVEKMVELQNGSFFVTEDEENFAVTLQFPLL from the coding sequence GTGAGTAAGAAAAGTTTACCGGAATTTACTACCAGATTATCTTTCCGTTTATTTTTATTGGTATCTATATGTGCTATTTTGTGTTGCAGTTGTTTTCGTGTATTAATGTTACGAGAAACAGACGTCTTCAACTGGATGACAGAAAGAGGATTTTATACTATAGACACAAAAAAAATTATAGAAGATGTAAGTGGAAGAACAAACAACATAACATTTAAAGGAAAAAGTGAAAAGGAAATATTAGAAACATTGAATCTATATTCCTACGATGATGGATATACAGGATTGTATATTTATGAAGATGGTACATATAGATGTGGGATTTCTCCCGGTGTATGTGATGATTATCAGATAAAACATTTTTGGTATGGTGAGTTAGATGTTTATCCGGATCAAGAGGATATTGCAGAGATTGAATTTTCTGATACCACTGTATTATTGGTAATTTATTCTTATCAAAGTGTAAGAATGGGAGTACCATATCTCGTAGTTTCCCTAATGATTAGTCTTTTGTTCTTTATACCGGTGATTTTATATATGCGAAACCGCATGAAATATATCGGAAAGTTAAAGCAGGAGATTCTTGTTATGGCAGATGGTGATTTGGATAGCAAAGTTACTGTGAAGGGGAAAGATGAAATCGGGATTCTGGCGAGAGAATTGAACAAGATGCGAAGCGCCTTGAATGAAAATATTCGAAAGGAAGAAGAAGCCAGAAAATCGAATCATGAACTGATTCGGTCTATATCTCATGATTTAAGGACGCCAATGACCACGATGTACGGCTATTTGGAAATATTAGAGCATAAAAAATGTACGGAAAGTCAACAACAAGAATACATCAGACGTTGCGTTCAAAAAATGGAAGAGATACGATTGCTGTCGGATAAGATGTTTGAATATGCTTTTGTGTATGGAACGCAGGAAGAAGAAGCACAAACGGAACTGTATGTGGAAGAACTGTTAGAGGAGTTGGAAAAAAACGGACAGTTTTTGGAAATGAAGGGGTATGAAGTTATTTACGAAATGGAAGGACAGGGCAAGCTTCTGGGAAGTAGGAGCTGTTTTCAAAGAATCTGGAATAATCTGTTTTCTAATATATTGAAATATGGTGATGCACCCATCTGGATGAAAACATATGTGGAAAAAGGCAACATTGGAATTAAAATTGTGAATAAAAAAAGAAAAAATAGGGTGCAGGTGGAAAGTAATAAAATTGGACTAAAAAGTGTAGAAAAAATGGTAGAATTGCAAAATGGAAGTTTTTTTGTAACAGAGGATGAGGAGAACTTTGCTGTTACGCTGCAGTTCCCTCTCCTTTAG
- the greA gene encoding transcription elongation factor GreA, whose translation MREQLTESDVKKIQEEIEHRKLVVRKEAIEAVKEARAHGDLSENFEYHAAKKDKNKNESRIRYLERMLKTAEIVSDASKDDEVGINNTVTVYFEEDDEEQVFRLVTSIRGNSMKNLISTESPIGKAILGKKVGDRVEVTVNDNYSYYIVIRKIENTTDDSHDAIRGY comes from the coding sequence ATGAGGGAACAATTAACTGAAAGTGATGTCAAAAAAATTCAGGAAGAAATCGAACACCGCAAACTAGTGGTTCGAAAAGAAGCGATTGAAGCCGTAAAAGAAGCCCGTGCTCACGGAGACTTGAGTGAAAATTTTGAATATCATGCTGCCAAAAAGGACAAAAACAAGAATGAAAGCCGCATCCGATACCTGGAACGTATGCTGAAAACTGCCGAAATTGTATCTGATGCTTCCAAAGATGATGAAGTAGGCATCAACAACACTGTAACTGTCTACTTTGAAGAAGATGACGAAGAACAAGTTTTTCGTCTCGTCACTTCCATCCGGGGAAATTCCATGAAAAATTTGATTAGTACGGAATCCCCCATCGGAAAAGCGATTTTAGGAAAAAAAGTTGGTGACCGTGTAGAAGTAACGGTAAACGATAACTATAGTTACTATATTGTGATTCGTAAAATCGAAAACACCACAGACGATAGTCACGATGCCATTCGTGGATATTAG
- a CDS encoding metal-sensing transcriptional repressor, which yields MSEKTTTEVVAEHSHPHPHQHPHQHENTQMVLNRMSRAIGHMEAVKRMIEDGRDCSEVLIQIAAVRSAINNIGKIVLEDHISHCIVDAVEHGDNQALDDLKDAIEKFVK from the coding sequence ATGTCAGAAAAAACTACGACAGAAGTGGTTGCGGAACACAGTCACCCTCATCCACATCAACATCCACATCAACACGAAAATACTCAAATGGTACTGAACCGCATGTCTCGTGCGATTGGACATATGGAAGCAGTAAAACGTATGATAGAAGACGGTCGAGATTGCAGCGAAGTCTTGATTCAGATTGCAGCTGTACGTTCTGCTATCAATAACATCGGAAAAATTGTTTTGGAAGATCATATCTCCCATTGTATTGTAGATGCAGTAGAACACGGAGATAATCAGGCGCTGGATGACTTAAAGGATGCTATCGAAAAATTTGTAAAATAA
- a CDS encoding helix-turn-helix domain-containing protein has translation MNFSVRLENLIEENNITQKQLSTELHIAATTLNGYVNNHREPDFHTLIRLARYFDVSTDYLLGLTDEKKPIPSSLNSAEGTLIRLYRTLLPERQELLIEQAMFYQKLDNKSQKSSNHKGEL, from the coding sequence ATGAATTTCAGTGTCCGGCTTGAAAATCTGATAGAAGAAAACAATATTACACAAAAACAACTTTCTACAGAACTTCATATTGCCGCTACCACTTTAAATGGGTATGTAAATAACCACAGGGAACCGGATTTTCATACACTGATTCGTCTCGCCCGGTATTTTGATGTCTCCACTGATTATCTTTTAGGTCTTACTGACGAAAAGAAGCCCATCCCTTCTTCTCTGAATAGCGCAGAAGGAACCTTAATTCGTCTTTATCGCACTCTTCTCCCAGAGCGTCAGGAACTTTTAATTGAACAAGCTATGTTTTATCAGAAGTTAGATAATAAATCCCAAAAATCTTCTAACCACAAGGGCGAGCTATAA
- a CDS encoding helix-turn-helix domain-containing protein produces MKFGTRLENLLEERNISQKQLSKELHIAPSTLNGYLRRNREPDFTTLIDLATYFDVSTDYLLGITNLRLPSTPTDDYNNEEGDLISIYRALKPREQNYLLKQAHIYYDQDMDSTTKKK; encoded by the coding sequence ATGAAATTTGGCACCCGCCTGGAAAATTTACTTGAAGAACGAAATATTAGTCAAAAGCAATTATCCAAGGAACTGCATATTGCACCTTCTACTTTGAATGGCTACTTACGCAGAAATCGAGAGCCCGATTTTACTACCTTGATTGATCTAGCAACATACTTCGATGTTTCTACAGACTATCTTTTAGGCATTACTAATCTACGTCTCCCCTCTACTCCTACTGATGATTACAATAATGAAGAGGGAGATTTAATCAGTATTTATCGTGCCCTCAAGCCCAGAGAACAAAATTATCTTTTAAAGCAGGCACACATTTATTATGATCAGGACATGGATTCCACGACTAAAAAGAAATAA
- the ymfI gene encoding elongation factor P 5-aminopentanone reductase: protein MKQNIAFITGASHGIGRAIAKKLASEGWSLAINCHSSKEELFSLACELKETFHISCLPLVGDVGDETFVQSAFEQIRRELGSVNVLINNAGISHIGLLSDMTLEEWNRVLQTNLTSVFCCCKYAIPDMVHNKSGKILNISSVWGAIGASCEVAYSASKGGMNTFTKALAKELAPSGISVNAIACGVIDTRMNQCFSEEERAALCEEIPAGRFGSSEEVAELAFSLLTSTSYLTGQIITLDGGWQ from the coding sequence ATGAAACAAAATATTGCTTTTATCACTGGTGCTTCTCATGGAATCGGACGCGCCATTGCAAAAAAACTAGCCTCAGAAGGCTGGTCTCTAGCCATAAATTGTCATTCTTCCAAAGAAGAATTATTTTCTCTTGCTTGTGAATTAAAGGAAACCTTTCATATTTCCTGTCTGCCCCTTGTAGGGGATGTAGGAGATGAAACTTTTGTTCAGTCAGCTTTTGAACAAATTCGTCGGGAACTTGGTTCCGTTAATGTCCTTATAAATAATGCCGGTATTTCTCATATTGGTCTTCTTTCTGATATGACACTCGAGGAATGGAACCGTGTTCTTCAAACAAATCTTACTTCTGTATTTTGTTGTTGTAAATATGCCATTCCTGACATGGTCCACAACAAATCAGGTAAAATTCTAAACATTTCCTCTGTCTGGGGAGCAATTGGCGCTTCCTGTGAAGTTGCCTATTCTGCTTCTAAAGGTGGAATGAATACTTTTACAAAAGCACTGGCAAAGGAACTGGCTCCCAGTGGTATCTCTGTGAACGCCATCGCCTGTGGTGTTATCGACACCAGAATGAATCAGTGCTTTTCCGAAGAAGAACGTGCCGCTCTCTGCGAAGAAATTCCAGCCGGACGCTTTGGAAGTTCTGAGGAAGTGGCAGAACTGGCTTTTTCCTTATTAACTTCCACTTCTTATCTTACAGGTCAGATTATCACCTTAGATGGAGGTTGGCAATAG
- the hpf gene encoding ribosome hibernation-promoting factor, HPF/YfiA family, protein MRITISGRNIEITPGLREAVEEKLSKLERYFTPETDVIVTLSVEKERQKIEVTIPVKGNIIRSEQVSNDMYVSIDLVEEVIERQLKKYKNKIVDQKQAAANFQKEYIEKEVEDDDEIKIIRTKRFGMKPMYPEDACVQMELLGHNFFVFQNAETEEVNVVYKRKGNTYGLIEPEF, encoded by the coding sequence ATGCGTATAACCATCAGCGGAAGAAACATTGAAATTACACCTGGATTAAGAGAAGCGGTAGAGGAGAAGCTATCGAAATTGGAGCGTTATTTTACTCCGGAGACAGACGTCATTGTAACCCTGAGTGTAGAAAAAGAACGTCAGAAGATTGAAGTTACAATTCCGGTAAAGGGGAATATCATTCGTTCCGAACAGGTAAGTAATGATATGTATGTTTCCATTGACCTGGTTGAAGAGGTTATTGAGAGACAGCTCAAGAAATATAAGAATAAGATTGTAGACCAGAAACAGGCAGCGGCAAACTTCCAGAAAGAATATATTGAGAAGGAAGTAGAGGATGATGACGAGATTAAGATTATCCGAACCAAACGTTTTGGTATGAAGCCAATGTATCCGGAAGATGCATGTGTACAGATGGAATTGCTTGGACATAATTTCTTCGTATTCCAGAATGCTGAGACAGAAGAAGTAAATGTTGTTTATAAAAGAAAAGGCAATACATATGGTTTGATTGAACCGGAATTCTAA